From a region of the Methanolobus tindarius DSM 2278 genome:
- a CDS encoding TIGR00266 family protein encodes MADEIDYKIIGDDMQLVEIELDPNEAVRAEAGAMMYMGPGIRMETSTGGGLLKGLKRAVTGESFFITSFVHEGENKGYVAFGAPYPGKIIPLDLSKFGGSFLCQKDSFLCAANGIEIEMALTKKIGAGLFGGEGFILQRLKGNGMAFVHAGGAIVEKDLAPGETIRVDTGCLTAFEETVGYDITWAGGFKNALFGGEGLVLATLSGPGKVYLQSLPFSRLADRIVAASRYMNSSQREESSGIAGIGSSALGSILGGDRSF; translated from the coding sequence ATGGCTGATGAAATAGATTATAAGATTATTGGCGACGACATGCAGCTTGTAGAGATAGAACTGGATCCTAACGAAGCTGTAAGAGCAGAAGCCGGTGCTATGATGTATATGGGCCCCGGAATCAGAATGGAAACCTCTACCGGCGGCGGGCTCCTTAAAGGTTTAAAACGTGCTGTAACAGGCGAAAGCTTCTTTATAACGAGTTTTGTCCATGAAGGAGAAAATAAAGGATATGTGGCATTCGGAGCACCATACCCCGGTAAGATAATACCACTGGACCTCAGTAAGTTCGGAGGTAGTTTCCTCTGTCAGAAAGATTCGTTCCTCTGTGCTGCAAATGGAATTGAAATTGAAATGGCACTTACAAAGAAAATAGGAGCAGGACTTTTCGGAGGAGAAGGATTCATACTCCAGAGACTGAAAGGTAATGGAATGGCCTTTGTACACGCAGGTGGAGCCATTGTAGAAAAAGATCTGGCACCCGGAGAGACAATCAGAGTGGATACCGGATGTCTTACCGCATTTGAGGAAACTGTGGGATACGATATTACATGGGCAGGCGGTTTTAAGAATGCACTCTTTGGAGGCGAGGGGCTTGTACTGGCAACACTTTCCGGACCTGGAAAAGTATACCTCCAGAGCCTGCCGTTCTCACGTCTTGCAGACAGGATAGTTGCTGCATCAAGATACATGAACAGCAGCCAGCGAGAAGAATCCTCAGGAATTGCAGGCATCGGCAGCAGTGCACTGGGAAGCATTCTTGGTGGAGACCGCTCTTTCTAA
- a CDS encoding metallophosphoesterase family protein, whose product MRLFAIADPHGNYSRIEALLKIAGDVDLILIAGDITNFGPDEKALELFEKFSQQILAVPGNCDNQSIIKVIEKSKATNLHKRSISIDSVRFIGMGGSNPTPFCTPFEIEECDFEDNVNSMLEEVKADEVLVTLTHTPPFGVLDMVGDTNVGCKALNIFLERADLMVCGHIHEARGVEKAGKTTIVNPGMAALGFAAVIDIEIQNNTPIINVQLIESDSEVI is encoded by the coding sequence ATGAGATTGTTCGCTATAGCAGACCCGCATGGAAACTATTCCAGGATAGAAGCACTGCTAAAGATTGCAGGTGACGTGGATCTGATATTGATAGCAGGTGACATCACAAATTTCGGACCGGATGAAAAGGCACTTGAACTTTTTGAAAAGTTCAGCCAGCAAATACTTGCTGTCCCCGGCAACTGTGATAATCAGTCTATTATCAAAGTGATTGAGAAATCAAAAGCCACTAACCTGCATAAAAGATCAATCTCAATAGATAGTGTCAGGTTTATAGGTATGGGAGGATCTAACCCCACCCCTTTCTGCACACCATTTGAAATAGAAGAATGTGATTTTGAAGATAACGTCAACAGCATGCTGGAAGAGGTAAAAGCAGATGAAGTACTTGTGACCCTTACACATACTCCTCCTTTTGGGGTGCTTGACATGGTAGGGGATACAAATGTAGGATGCAAGGCACTCAATATATTTCTTGAAAGAGCTGACCTGATGGTGTGTGGACACATACATGAAGCAAGGGGAGTGGAGAAGGCTGGAAAAACCACAATTGTCAACCCAGGGATGGCTGCTTTGGGATTTGCTGCTGTTATAGACATTGAAATTCAAAATAATACTCCAATTATAAATGTTCAACTTATAGAAAGTGATAGTGAAGTTATTTAA
- a CDS encoding cupredoxin domain-containing protein has translation MKMKFFMILLVMLSLVVAGCVDDTETPTEENASMNDSMTDAANDTVAENTDNVSVEESGEEEEEVISDEEDETLEVIEYEGAKSYTVYMRNFNVQPHNLTINEGDSVIWFNDNDPVRTFTLVSGEGLWENVSIVNRRNFIYTFNESGTFTYSVKTWDVMKGTIIVK, from the coding sequence ATGAAGATGAAATTTTTTATGATACTCCTTGTCATGCTTTCTCTGGTAGTTGCCGGCTGTGTCGATGACACTGAAACCCCAACAGAAGAGAATGCATCCATGAACGATTCGATGACAGATGCAGCAAATGATACGGTTGCAGAAAATACTGACAATGTCTCTGTTGAGGAATCAGGTGAAGAAGAAGAAGAAGTCATTTCTGACGAAGAGGACGAAACACTGGAAGTCATTGAATATGAGGGAGCAAAATCCTATACAGTATATATGAGAAACTTCAACGTGCAGCCACATAACCTTACTATAAATGAAGGTGATTCTGTTATCTGGTTCAATGATAATGATCCTGTAAGAACCTTTACACTTGTAAGCGGTGAAGGACTCTGGGAAAATGTAAGTATAGTTAACAGGAGAAATTTCATATACACTTTTAATGAGAGTGGTACCTTTACATACAGTGTGAAAACCTGGGACGTAATGAAGGGAACCATTATTGTTAAATAA
- a CDS encoding tRNA (guanine(10)-N(2))-dimethyltransferase — translation MNVRSVKEGDTEVLVPVPEEGANFAPSAAPVFFNPVMEMNRDISIAATSAFLKRMEPDPEKTITYVDALSASGIRGLRVANEIGIETTLNDWSEDAYKLIQENIENMGIGDHTFASHKNANVLLHEKHFNIVDLDPFGTPAPFLASAARSVVNLLEVTATDTAPLCGAHLNSGIRKYAAIPLNNEYHSEMGVRILLGRVARELSLHDKAMVPLLSHATRHYVRTYLHIRRGAKQADKMLKKMGFIAQCECGNREKVYGLAVHINDKCSLCGKEYLISGPMWLGELHEPEFCDEIIEEMEQRDLGTKEMSVKMLEFCRDELSIPMFYDQHLLCKKLGVSASTIDTLITALRDNGYKASRTHFSGTSFKTDAELPDIERIIVNIR, via the coding sequence ATGAATGTGAGATCTGTTAAAGAAGGAGATACTGAAGTTCTGGTTCCTGTTCCTGAAGAAGGGGCAAATTTTGCTCCTTCTGCAGCACCTGTTTTTTTTAATCCGGTTATGGAAATGAACCGCGATATTTCCATAGCTGCAACATCTGCTTTTCTTAAAAGAATGGAACCTGACCCTGAGAAGACAATAACTTATGTTGATGCACTTTCAGCGTCAGGAATACGAGGCTTAAGAGTAGCTAATGAAATTGGCATTGAAACTACACTGAATGACTGGAGTGAAGATGCCTATAAGCTAATACAGGAAAATATTGAAAATATGGGAATTGGTGACCATACATTTGCAAGTCACAAAAATGCCAATGTTCTATTACATGAAAAACATTTCAATATTGTTGACCTCGATCCTTTTGGCACACCTGCACCATTCCTTGCATCTGCTGCCCGTTCTGTAGTAAATTTACTGGAAGTCACAGCAACAGATACAGCACCTCTTTGCGGTGCACACCTGAATTCAGGAATCAGAAAATATGCTGCTATTCCACTTAATAATGAGTATCACAGTGAAATGGGAGTACGCATTCTTCTTGGCAGGGTTGCAAGGGAGCTTTCACTTCATGATAAAGCCATGGTTCCCCTTCTGTCACATGCTACCAGGCATTATGTAAGAACTTATCTTCATATCAGAAGAGGGGCAAAACAGGCAGATAAAATGCTGAAGAAAATGGGATTCATTGCACAATGTGAATGTGGGAACCGTGAGAAAGTTTATGGGCTTGCTGTCCATATCAACGATAAGTGCAGCCTCTGCGGTAAAGAATATCTTATTTCCGGACCCATGTGGCTTGGAGAATTACATGAACCTGAGTTCTGCGATGAGATCATTGAAGAAATGGAACAGCGAGATCTGGGAACAAAAGAGATGTCCGTTAAAATGCTGGAATTCTGCAGGGATGAGCTAAGTATTCCTATGTTTTATGACCAGCATCTCCTGTGTAAGAAACTTGGAGTATCTGCATCAACCATTGACACCCTTATCACTGCACTGAGAGACAATGGATATAAAGCATCAAGAACGCATTTTAGCGGTACTTCATTTAAAACGGATGCAGAACTACCTGATATAGAAAGAATTATTGTTAATATCCGATAG
- a CDS encoding helix-turn-helix domain-containing protein → MTKEYAEQLFLQEKPTLALLAIWSLQKTYASVITKEINSTFAHTTKILAKMEEHGLVQFSVEGRVKYVELTDHGYRVVDALKSLIMAIEGETPEESPEENNTENGEGNSENTDEARKTTLDHIDRLHQQIMTTYNDLAENDTELQVMRMKIGPFSRDIQLLLNSIEENEELIDDEGLDKLTEMQNIFDLVMKQ, encoded by the coding sequence ATGACAAAAGAATATGCTGAACAACTATTTTTACAGGAAAAACCAACCCTTGCCCTTCTGGCTATCTGGTCCCTTCAAAAAACCTATGCATCTGTTATAACTAAAGAGATTAATTCCACCTTTGCACACACTACTAAAATACTGGCCAAAATGGAAGAACATGGCCTTGTACAATTCTCAGTTGAAGGACGTGTAAAATATGTGGAACTTACAGATCATGGTTACAGGGTTGTAGATGCTCTTAAAAGCCTGATAATGGCAATTGAAGGTGAAACGCCTGAAGAGTCACCGGAAGAGAACAACACTGAAAACGGTGAAGGGAATTCAGAAAATACCGATGAAGCAAGGAAAACAACCCTTGATCATATAGACAGGCTGCACCAGCAGATTATGACCACTTATAACGATCTTGCAGAGAATGACACTGAGCTTCAGGTTATGAGAATGAAAATCGGTCCTTTCAGCAGGGATATCCAGTTACTCTTAAATTCAATAGAGGAGAATGAGGAGCTCATTGATGACGAGGGCCTAGATAAGCTTACAGAGATGCAAAATATCTTTGACCTTGTGATGAAACAATAA
- a CDS encoding DUF2110 family protein, giving the protein MVTKLLIKIYGNRERATHSAEVLISNELKELDASAEFSVSDDNWFTVDIAGEDNEFASNFLMQKFGTPVTEIVKNETYHGFIRQIHDDEIVVDVGVLVTIPRKNLNNLGNGTAKQIATRFGIIRHLPVKVEITDEKAKIGVFTREQADLWWSWKKSEQDRVIANSVTRSELKAAIKKTGHARDIYGIERLGLMEHMITCRENTDGPGIVAAIGKLVKGELGVVRTSN; this is encoded by the coding sequence ATGGTCACCAAACTATTGATCAAGATTTATGGCAACAGGGAAAGAGCAACACATTCTGCTGAAGTGCTGATTAGTAATGAGTTAAAAGAGCTCGATGCTTCTGCTGAATTCTCTGTTAGTGATGATAACTGGTTTACTGTTGATATTGCCGGAGAAGATAATGAATTTGCATCTAATTTTCTTATGCAAAAATTCGGCACACCAGTAACAGAAATAGTCAAAAATGAAACCTATCACGGATTCATACGACAGATACATGATGATGAAATTGTTGTTGATGTCGGTGTTCTTGTAACCATACCACGGAAGAATCTCAACAATCTAGGAAATGGAACAGCTAAACAGATAGCTACCCGTTTTGGTATAATCAGACACCTGCCGGTAAAAGTAGAGATTACTGATGAAAAGGCTAAAATTGGGGTTTTTACAAGGGAACAGGCAGATCTATGGTGGAGCTGGAAGAAATCCGAACAGGACAGGGTTATTGCAAATTCAGTAACCAGATCAGAACTTAAAGCTGCCATCAAGAAAACAGGCCATGCAAGAGATATTTATGGCATTGAAAGGCTTGGACTTATGGAACACATGATTACATGCCGGGAAAATACTGACGGACCGGGAATTGTTGCTGCTATTGGCAAACTTGTAAAAGGTGAGCTTGGGGTTGTAAGAACCTCAAATTAA
- a CDS encoding ArsR family transcriptional regulator, producing the protein MNNGDNTAIFSTDIGVIALNGSVKIKILDFLKTGCKSFDEIVQHTGKAKSTISVHLNDLKTQNLLEETIDANDKRKKVYFLRCQYVACSQEPGMKHYTEMLDLIASPDVHSFGCLKCLFHAVQYGFRAHGVNCDPIMRKIGNDIGNSLSKNIVSQEPASILQEMLDFWEENEIGSFTVLENDPIKLAVHNFFDCRSIPIKEKTLCSFAQGVFEGVFRAKMGEECVMQMLSKCNDNCGSCLFQMTKL; encoded by the coding sequence ATGAACAACGGAGACAACACAGCTATTTTTTCCACTGATATTGGAGTTATTGCTCTTAATGGTTCTGTAAAGATTAAGATACTCGATTTTCTCAAAACAGGCTGTAAATCATTTGATGAAATTGTACAGCATACAGGAAAAGCAAAATCAACAATCTCCGTTCATCTTAACGACCTGAAGACTCAGAATCTCCTTGAGGAAACTATTGATGCTAACGACAAAAGAAAAAAGGTTTATTTCCTGAGATGTCAATACGTGGCATGTTCACAGGAACCGGGAATGAAGCATTATACTGAGATGCTGGATCTTATAGCTTCTCCCGATGTGCATTCTTTTGGTTGTTTAAAATGCCTTTTCCACGCTGTCCAATATGGTTTCAGGGCTCATGGTGTTAATTGTGACCCAATCATGCGTAAGATAGGCAATGATATAGGAAACAGCCTATCAAAAAATATTGTTTCCCAGGAACCTGCCAGTATTCTTCAGGAAATGCTGGATTTCTGGGAGGAAAATGAAATTGGAAGTTTTACCGTCCTTGAAAATGACCCCATTAAACTTGCCGTACACAACTTTTTTGACTGCCGCTCTATCCCCATTAAAGAAAAAACATTATGTTCGTTTGCCCAGGGTGTTTTTGAAGGTGTATTCAGGGCAAAAATGGGCGAGGAATGTGTAATGCAAATGCTCAGCAAATGCAACGACAATTGCGGTTCCTGCCTTTTCCAGATGACAAAATTATAG
- a CDS encoding class I SAM-dependent methyltransferase, whose product MTMNKSIRVPLKNAEKIRIELAESGRLDPHRKIKLIGTNQRFLEIPVTEDIEGFETFIQEDAEFYNKWQSLEELLKTEISADELKKLPSGWQIVGEIIVVTIDFSIDYLKMQIAEALLQMYPSCNTVVRDLGISGQFRLPKREVLIGNNTETINKEHGCLFKLDVTKVMFSKGNLHEKKLMSNIGNDETIVDMFAGIGYFTIPMAVHAKPKKIIAIEINPQSYGYLKENISLNKVEDIVEARNGDCAELTPKGVAHRVLMGYVNTTHHYLDAGIAALKPEGGIIHYHETTPESMVFSRPVERIENAAQKAGKTVEILDCRKIKKYSPGVWHVVVDARIS is encoded by the coding sequence ATGACTATGAACAAAAGTATCCGTGTACCGCTAAAAAATGCGGAAAAAATAAGAATTGAACTGGCAGAATCAGGAAGACTGGATCCGCACCGCAAGATAAAGCTTATTGGCACAAACCAGCGTTTTCTCGAAATACCGGTTACTGAAGACATTGAAGGTTTTGAGACTTTCATACAGGAAGATGCGGAGTTTTACAATAAATGGCAGTCACTTGAAGAACTGCTGAAAACTGAGATATCCGCAGATGAACTTAAGAAATTGCCTTCGGGATGGCAGATTGTCGGAGAAATTATAGTTGTCACTATTGACTTTTCAATCGACTACCTTAAAATGCAGATAGCTGAAGCATTGCTACAGATGTACCCTTCATGCAATACAGTTGTACGCGACCTTGGAATAAGTGGCCAGTTCAGGTTGCCCAAAAGAGAAGTCCTTATTGGAAATAACACTGAAACTATTAACAAAGAACATGGCTGTCTTTTCAAGCTTGATGTTACAAAAGTGATGTTCTCCAAAGGAAATCTTCATGAAAAGAAGCTCATGAGTAATATTGGAAATGATGAGACAATAGTTGACATGTTTGCAGGAATCGGATATTTTACCATTCCTATGGCAGTTCATGCAAAACCCAAAAAGATCATTGCAATTGAGATAAACCCGCAGTCTTACGGATACCTTAAAGAGAACATATCCCTGAATAAAGTAGAGGACATTGTTGAAGCTCGAAACGGAGACTGTGCGGAACTGACACCAAAAGGAGTTGCTCACAGAGTCCTCATGGGATATGTGAACACAACACACCATTATCTTGACGCGGGTATTGCCGCGCTGAAACCTGAAGGCGGCATAATCCATTATCACGAAACAACGCCAGAAAGTATGGTGTTTTCAAGACCTGTTGAGAGGATAGAAAATGCTGCACAAAAAGCTGGAAAGACGGTTGAAATACTGGACTGCCGTAAAATCAAAAAATATTCCCCGGGCGTCTGGCATGTTGTTGTAGACGCCAGGATTTCTTAA
- a CDS encoding DUF2124 domain-containing protein: protein MEIISTSKGIGGQLTEFRKLVSDSKKITFIGTVGFCTPFAELMAFVLRGSDKETIFLPDLRADEARSMVFSSYGMQLDEKADPSADTVVILGGLAMPKIGVEPEKMKELVDELTKDADKKLIIGVCFQSMLINCNWPGHIDFDYIIDADMTNEIKKL, encoded by the coding sequence ATGGAAATCATAAGTACTTCAAAAGGTATCGGTGGTCAGCTTACAGAATTCAGGAAACTTGTTAGTGATTCTAAAAAGATTACTTTTATAGGAACCGTTGGTTTCTGTACACCATTTGCCGAGCTTATGGCATTTGTTTTACGAGGCAGCGATAAAGAGACTATTTTCCTTCCGGATCTGCGTGCAGATGAAGCACGTTCAATGGTATTCTCATCATACGGAATGCAGCTTGATGAAAAGGCAGATCCTTCTGCTGATACTGTAGTCATTCTTGGCGGTCTTGCAATGCCAAAGATAGGCGTTGAGCCTGAAAAGATGAAAGAACTTGTTGATGAACTAACCAAAGATGCTGACAAGAAACTTATTATCGGTGTCTGCTTCCAGTCAATGCTAATAAACTGCAACTGGCCAGGTCACATTGACTTTGATTACATAATTGATGCAGATATGACAAACGAGATCAAAAAACTGTAA
- the mch gene encoding methenyltetrahydromethanopterin cyclohydrolase, with protein MISVNEKGLAIIDEMLDWEEELKVKSIELDNGATVIDCGVNVEGGYDAGMYLSRLCLADLADISYTKFDLDGLPVPAIQVATDHPTIACMASQYAGWRIAVGKYFGMGSGPARALGLKPKELYEEIGYKDDSEFAVLVMESSEIPNEEVVEYIAKHCSVDPENVYIAVAPTASIAGCVQISARIVETGIHKLESIGYDINTIKSGFGVAPIAPVVGDDTKCMGSTNDCIIYCGETYYTVEYGDVEKLEELVKKAPSTTSRDFGKPFYTTFKEAEFDFFKVDAGMFAPAKITVNDVKSKKSFTSGRINPGILLESFGIKEI; from the coding sequence GTGATAAGTGTCAACGAAAAGGGATTAGCTATAATTGATGAGATGCTTGACTGGGAAGAGGAACTGAAAGTCAAGTCCATAGAGCTTGATAACGGCGCTACTGTCATTGACTGTGGTGTGAATGTAGAAGGTGGATATGATGCAGGTATGTATCTTTCCCGTCTCTGTCTTGCAGATCTTGCAGACATCAGCTACACCAAGTTCGACCTGGACGGTCTTCCGGTACCAGCTATTCAGGTAGCAACAGATCACCCAACCATCGCATGTATGGCATCCCAATACGCAGGCTGGAGAATTGCAGTCGGTAAATATTTCGGTATGGGTTCAGGTCCTGCAAGGGCTCTTGGACTTAAACCAAAAGAACTGTACGAAGAAATTGGCTACAAGGATGACTCCGAATTTGCAGTCCTTGTAATGGAATCAAGTGAAATACCAAACGAAGAGGTTGTTGAGTACATTGCAAAACACTGCAGTGTCGACCCTGAGAACGTCTATATCGCTGTTGCACCAACAGCATCAATTGCAGGATGCGTACAGATCTCAGCACGTATTGTTGAGACAGGTATCCACAAGCTCGAATCCATCGGATACGACATCAACACAATCAAGAGCGGTTTCGGTGTTGCTCCAATTGCACCTGTTGTCGGTGACGATACAAAGTGCATGGGTTCAACCAACGACTGTATCATCTACTGTGGTGAGACATACTACACCGTTGAGTATGGAGATGTTGAGAAACTGGAAGAGCTTGTAAAGAAGGCACCATCCACAACATCAAGGGACTTCGGTAAGCCATTCTACACAACTTTTAAGGAAGCAGAGTTTGACTTCTTCAAGGTTGACGCAGGAATGTTTGCACCAGCAAAGATTACAGTTAATGATGTCAAGAGCAAGAAGTCCTTTACAAGCGGAAGGATCAACCCTGGCATTCTGCTGGAATCCTTCGGCATAAAAGAGATTTAA
- a CDS encoding response regulator: protein MTASKDKILIVDDEPLNVELLSVYLGDDYDIVTSYNGKDALAKVKDECPDLILLDVMMPEMDGYDVCRVIRNEFKMDFIPIIMVTALTDKADHQRGIEAGADDFLKKPVGKFELEKKIDSLLRIKEQHDNLLVEKNKAYYYLDYVGILVAVLDLDFKVTTINKKGSDFLGYSPDKIIGRDWIESFIPHDWVSDIRAHYDGLVSGSIKPYEYSEFPIIVNTGEERLFRCYDSPLKDNSGNNVGILISGEDITEMREAEKQLKEYAYQLERSNDLKDLFTDVMRHDLLNPAGLIKSFVELLFEIETDESKKNLLNNVSTATEKLISMIEDAAHLAKLESVDDISFVRIDLNSMINDTVNGFKHQAMEKNMEICVNMDESCFALANPMMERVFVNLVSNSIKYSPEGSTITIDVMDIGDKWKLSFIDQGDGIPNESKATVFERFKRLHKENIRGTGIGLAIVKRIMDLHKEVIDVDDNPEGKGSVFWLTLKKDL, encoded by the coding sequence ATGACAGCCTCAAAAGATAAGATCCTTATTGTTGATGATGAACCTCTGAATGTGGAATTATTGTCTGTATATCTTGGGGATGACTATGATATTGTAACTTCCTATAATGGAAAAGATGCTCTTGCAAAAGTCAAAGATGAATGTCCTGATCTGATATTACTGGACGTAATGATGCCAGAGATGGATGGATATGATGTCTGCAGGGTGATTCGCAATGAGTTCAAAATGGATTTTATACCTATTATAATGGTCACAGCTTTAACCGACAAAGCAGATCACCAGAGAGGAATCGAGGCTGGTGCAGATGATTTTCTGAAAAAACCAGTTGGTAAATTTGAGCTTGAGAAGAAAATTGACTCTCTTCTAAGAATAAAAGAGCAGCATGACAACCTTCTGGTTGAGAAGAACAAAGCGTATTATTACCTTGATTACGTTGGTATTCTGGTAGCTGTTCTTGATCTTGATTTCAAGGTTACTACAATAAATAAGAAAGGATCTGATTTTCTGGGTTACAGTCCTGACAAAATAATTGGCAGGGATTGGATAGAGTCGTTTATCCCTCATGACTGGGTAAGCGATATAAGAGCTCATTACGATGGTCTTGTTTCTGGCAGTATTAAACCCTATGAATATAGTGAGTTTCCCATTATTGTAAATACGGGTGAAGAACGTCTGTTTAGATGCTACGATTCACCTTTGAAGGACAATTCAGGCAATAATGTGGGTATTCTGATATCAGGTGAGGACATCACTGAGATGAGAGAAGCTGAAAAGCAGCTAAAGGAATATGCTTACCAGCTTGAGAGATCTAATGATCTCAAAGACCTTTTTACCGATGTCATGAGGCATGATCTGCTTAATCCCGCAGGTCTTATTAAGTCATTTGTAGAATTACTTTTTGAAATTGAAACTGATGAAAGCAAGAAGAACCTGCTGAACAATGTCAGCACTGCAACTGAAAAACTGATTTCTATGATCGAGGATGCGGCTCATCTTGCTAAACTGGAATCAGTTGATGATATCAGTTTTGTGCGCATTGATTTGAATTCAATGATAAATGACACAGTTAATGGATTTAAACATCAGGCCATGGAAAAGAATATGGAAATTTGTGTCAACATGGATGAATCCTGTTTTGCCCTTGCAAATCCTATGATGGAAAGAGTTTTTGTAAACCTTGTGTCCAATTCCATAAAATACAGTCCTGAAGGCAGCACTATTACAATTGATGTCATGGATATCGGGGACAAGTGGAAGCTAAGTTTCATTGATCAGGGTGACGGAATACCAAACGAAAGCAAGGCAACTGTTTTTGAACGCTTCAAGAGGCTCCATAAGGAAAATATCCGTGGAACTGGTATAGGTCTTGCAATTGTTAAGAGAATTATGGATCTTCATAAAGAGGTCATCGATGTGGATGACAATCCTGAAGGCAAGGGTAGTGTTTTCTGGCTGACGCTTAAGAAAGACTTGTGA
- a CDS encoding HEAT repeat domain-containing protein, with product MSDTSGKNKEFISSVKKLQKGIFSNANKRCDAVKSLENQGDSDAVPYLLEALEKETDGQVSTCIIQSLGVFGDSRATETLFELVFNSKYKSSDNQKTIISSLDSCVNGKNLPFLIEMLSSGSINRKKFSVQCIGKIKTADSIRVLVRCLNGNDKEIRALATSSLKLFKAEDMIPCIAEIIENADRYYKIRLLSLVGDTGSPFAVPLLLQVLKSSDVDVRSSATKALNSCIKKESAPYLIDSLKDENFNVKCVAIKELLALKVEIPSATLNELLNDENEHVRSSAVEALVTIGNDESLSILEKVGQEDPDEWVRKLAMNHVLRISNEVMMVEVASQGEELAETANDNLSGHKSNKPGRKRKLSFCPYCGDSLEMAVSPQFCPFCGEKLKS from the coding sequence ATGAGCGATACATCCGGGAAAAACAAAGAATTTATCTCTTCAGTAAAAAAGCTGCAAAAAGGTATCTTTTCAAATGCAAACAAAAGATGCGATGCTGTAAAGTCCCTTGAAAATCAGGGGGACTCGGATGCTGTACCATATCTTCTGGAAGCACTTGAAAAAGAAACTGACGGACAGGTGAGCACATGCATTATCCAGTCACTTGGTGTTTTTGGTGATTCAAGGGCAACAGAGACCTTATTTGAATTGGTTTTTAATAGTAAGTATAAATCTTCAGATAATCAAAAAACAATTATCTCTTCTCTGGACTCATGTGTTAACGGAAAAAACCTGCCTTTTCTTATAGAAATGCTTTCATCAGGAAGCATTAACAGGAAAAAGTTCTCTGTCCAGTGTATTGGAAAGATAAAAACAGCAGATTCTATTCGTGTGTTAGTCAGGTGTCTCAATGGTAATGATAAAGAAATAAGGGCTCTTGCAACTTCATCCCTGAAGCTTTTTAAGGCCGAGGACATGATTCCATGCATCGCAGAAATTATCGAAAATGCTGACCGGTACTATAAAATCCGTCTGCTCAGTTTAGTTGGAGATACGGGAAGTCCTTTTGCAGTTCCTTTGTTGCTTCAGGTTTTAAAAAGCTCTGATGTTGATGTAAGAAGTAGTGCCACAAAAGCCCTGAACAGTTGTATTAAAAAAGAGTCTGCACCATATCTTATAGATTCGTTGAAAGATGAAAATTTCAATGTTAAATGTGTTGCAATAAAAGAATTACTGGCTCTTAAGGTAGAAATTCCGTCTGCTACATTAAATGAACTTCTCAATGATGAAAACGAGCATGTCAGGAGTTCTGCAGTTGAGGCACTTGTTACTATTGGTAATGACGAAAGTTTGTCTATTCTTGAAAAAGTAGGTCAGGAAGATCCTGATGAATGGGTGCGCAAACTGGCAATGAATCATGTTTTACGTATAAGTAATGAAGTCATGATGGTTGAGGTTGCTTCTCAGGGTGAAGAACTTGCAGAAACTGCAAATGATAATCTGTCAGGTCACAAATCCAATAAACCAGGCAGAAAAAGAAAATTATCTTTTTGTCCTTATTGTGGTGATAGTCTTGAGATGGCAGTTTCACCTCAGTTTTGTCCTTTCTGTGGTGAAAAGTTAAAATCTTAA